The following is a genomic window from Crossiella equi.
ACCGCGCTCCAGGGTGGCTACTGTCGGCTGCGTGCACCTGGTGATCGTGGACGATGAGGAAGCGGTGCGGGACTCGCTGTCCCGCACCCTCCGGTTCGAGGGCTACACGGTATCCCTCGCCCCGGACGGCGCGCGCGGGCTGGAGCTGATCCGCGAACAGCGGCCGGACGGCGTCATCCTGGACGTGATGATGCCGGTCCTGAACGGCCTGGACACCTGTCGGGTGCTCCGCGCCGACGGCAACTTCGTGCCCATCCTCATGCTCACCGCGCGCGACGAGGTTGACGACCGGGTGGCGGGCCTGGACGCGGGCGCCGACGACTACCTGGCCAAACCGTTCGCGCTCAAGGAGCTGCTGGCGCGGGTGCGCGCGCTGCTGCGGCGGGGCGGCCAGGCCGGTGCCGAACCCGACTCGCCACCCCCGGCCCCGGCGGGGGAGGCGCTGACCTTCGGCGACCTGCTGCTCGACCCGGGCACCCGGGAGGTCCGCCGCGCCGACCGCCAGGTCCGGCTCACCCGCACCGAGTTCGCGATCCTGGAGACGTTCCTGCGCCACCCGCGCATCGTGCTGACCCGTACGCTGGTGTTCGAGCAGGTGTGGGGCTACGACTTCGGCGCGGGCTCCAACGGCCTGGACGTCTACGTCGGCTATCTGCGGCGCAAGCTGGAGTCGGGGGGCGAGCCCCGGCTGCTGCACACCGTGCGCGGGGTCGGCTACGTGCTGCGTGAGGAACCGCTGTGAACCGGATCCGGGCCTGGCTGCGCCGACGGCGCTGGCGCGAGCTGTCCCTGCGGGGGCGGCTGATCGTGCTGGTCGCCGGAGCGGTGGCGGTCGCGGTGGCCGGGGTCTCGCTGCTGTCCTGGCTGCTGGTGGGCGCCAAGCTCGAACAGAACTTCGACAACCAGCTGCGCTCCTACAGCGCGCTGGCGGCCACGGCGTCCAGCCCGGCCGAGGCGCTGCGCATGCTCCAGAACGCCGACCGGGGCAGCACCGACCCGGACGGCGACGACGGCGAAGACCACCGCCCGAGGGACCCGCTGAAGGGCAACCTGTGGGTCCAGTTCGTGAGCCCGGACGGTACCCCGACCACGATCAGCGGCCACCCGACCACGATCCCGGTCACCCCGCTGGCCGCCGAGGTCGCCCGGGGCACCCGCGCGGAACTGAGCGAGAACCTGGAACTGGGCGAACGGGACCACTACCGTGTCTGGACCGTTCCGCGAAACGCGGGCGGCGTGGTCCAGGTGGGCAAGGACGCGGGCGGCCTCCGCGAAACCCTGGCCGAACTCCGCCTGTGGCACTTCCTGGTAGGCCTGGCCGGAGTGGGCGCGGCAGCGGCCGTGGGCCTGCTGGTGGCAAGAACGGCCCTCCGCCCAGTGGACCTGTTGACGGCGGGCGCGGAACGAGTGGCCAGAACCCAAGACCTGGACTCCGCGATCCCGGTCCAGGGCTCAGGCGAGATCGCCCGCCTGGCCGAAGCCTTCAACGCGATGCTGGCGGCCCTGGCCGACTCCCGCAACGCCCAACGCCGCCTGGTGGAAGACGCGGGCCACGAACTGAGAACCCCCCTGACAAGCCTGCGCAACAACATCGAACTCCTGGTCCACACCACCCGCCACCAAGACCCGACCAAATCCCTCCCCAGGGAAGACCGAGACCGCCTCCTGGGCGACCTGGAAAAACAAGCGGAAGAGCTGACAACCCTGGTAGGCGAACTGGTCGACCTGGCCAAAGCAGACCGCTCCCCGGAAACAACCCAAAAAGTCGACCTGTCCACGGTCGTAGAGGCAGCGGTAGCCAGAGCCCGCCCCAGAGCCCACGACCTGACCCTCCACACAGACCTCACCCCAACCACAGTCCAGGGCCGCCCGAAATCCCTGGAACGAGCAGTCCTGAACCTCCTGGACAACGCCATAAAATGGAGCCCGCCCCAGGGCCACATCAAGATCACCCTGCACACCGGCCAAGACGGCCTGGCCCGCGTAGTGGTCGAAGACCAGGGCCCAGGCATCGCCCCGGAAGACCTCCCCCACATCTTCGAGCGCTTCTACCGGGCAGCCACCGCCCGCTCCCAACCAGGCTCCGGCTTGGGCCTGGCCATAGTCGACCAAATCGCCACCCTCCACCACGGCTACGCCCTGGCAGGCCCGGCGGATCCCCAGGGCACCCGGGTGGTCCTGGCCCTGCCCACAGCCGACCCGGCCTGACAACCAGGCTCGCCGGACGGCAAGGACAGCGGCGGGCGGAAGCCTGCCCGGCGGAGGTCAGCGCCGCGTGCGCGGGGATGACCGGATGCAGCGCGCCGCGGCGGTGGCGTTCTTGGGACCAGCCCCACGTGTGCGGGGATGACACTTCCTGACCAGCGACGATACCGCGCCATTCGCGCCATCAGCATCACTCCCGCGAAGGGACTCGCTGCTCGGGGCCGGTGGGGCCGACACCCGCGTCGGCCCCAGCGGGGCTCAGTCCTGCCCGGACCCCAGATGCGCCCGGAAGAACGTGCCGACCTTCTCCCAGAAGTACCCGTCGTGCAGGCTGTCGAAAGCGTGGAACTGCCCGGGCAGCGCCACGAACTCGTGCGCCTTGCCCGCCTGGATGAGGGCCTCGCTCATCTTGAGGCTGTCGGTCCAGGTGGCGTGGTCGACCGTGCCGCAGGCCAGGAGGTAGGCCGCTTCCAGGTTGGTGGCCAGAGGATAGGTCTCGGCTTTGCGGTAGGCCTCGCGATCGGTCTGGGGGAAGCCCAGGTAGCACTCGTACAGGACGGATGAGTAGGGGGCGAAGCCCGGGGCGGAGGAGACCGCCGCCGAGTAGTGGTCCGGACGGTCCGCGACCAGGAGGTGCTGAACACGCCCCTGGTCCCGGCGCTGGCCGCGCTGGAACGGGAGGACGGCCAGGGGGTGCTGCTGGAGACCCTGACCGCCTTCCTGGACCACGGCGGCGGCATCCAGCGCACCACCGAGACGCTGCACATCCACCGCGCGACGCTCTACCAGCGGCTCAAGCGCATTCAGCAGATCACCGGCTGCGACCTGGACAGCGGCGAGGACCGCCTGATGCTGCACCTGGGCCTCAAGCTCCGCCTGCTCGCCGCGGCCTACCGGGACCACCTCGGCGGCCCCTGAGGCTCAGGCCCCGGCGCGCAGGCCGTCGAGGATGAGGCGCAGCAGGTGGTGGGCGCGGGCGTCCCACTCGTCCTCGGTGAGCCGCGTCAGGCAGCCCAGCAGCAGGATGATGTCGCGGGCGTCGACGTCGGGGCGCAGGGTCCCGGCGGCCTTGCCCGCGGCCAGCAGGGTGGTGAGGGTGTCGCCGATCGGGCCGATGCTGTGCGCGGCGAGCTCCTGCCACACCCCGGCCTCCAGGGCGGCGAAGACCCCGCGCTTGACCCGGGCGTAGGCGGCAACGCGGTCGAACCAGCGGCCCAGGGCGGTCACCGGGTCGTACTCGGCGAGCAGGTCCGGGGCGGCGGCGACCAGCTCCTCGACCTCGTGCCGGTAGACCTCGGCGAGCAGGGCCTCCCGGGTGGGGAAGTGCCGGTAGAGGGTGCCCTGGCCTACTCCCGCCTGCTTGGCGACCGCGTTGAGCTTCAGCTCCGCCGAGCTGGCCACGACCTCCTTGGCGATCTCGATGATCCGGGCGCGGTTGTCGGCGGCATCGGCGCGCAACCGGGGTTCGGACATGTGCCCTCCGCAGGACGACGTGGACAAGCGGACACGTGTCCGCTAATGTCGATTCAAGCGGACACGTGTCCACATTAGTCGAGAAGAGGAACCATGGCAGGAATCGAAGGCAAGGTCGTCGCCATCACCGGCGCCAGCAGCGGCATCGGGGAGGCGACCGCACGCCTGTTGGCCGAACGGGGCGCGGCCGTCGTCCTCGGCGCCCGCCGGGAGGACCGCCTCACCAGCCTCGTGCGGGACATCCGCGCCCGGGGCGGCCGGGCCGCCGCCCGCACCACCGACGTCACCCGGCCCGAGGACCTGCAAGGGCTGGTCGACCAGGCTGTCACCGAGTTCGGCCGCCTGGACGTCCTGGTCGGGAACGCGGGCATCGCCAAGCTCGGTCCGATGGCCGACCTGGACGTCGACGCCTGGACGGCGATGCTGGACGTGAACGTGCGGGGCGTGCTGCACGGCATCGCGGCGGCCCTGCCGGTGTTCCGTCGCCAGGGCCGGGGCCACCTCGTCACCACGCTGTCCATGGCCGGGGTGAGGGTCCTGCCCACCATGGCCGTCTACGCGGGGGCCAAGAACGCCGCGCGCACGATCCTGGAGTCCCTGCGCCAGGAGTCCACCGACGGCGTGCTGCGCTCCACCTCGATCTCACCCGGTTACGTCCAGACCGAGCTGGTCGACGACCCCGCGTCGGGTCACACCATCCCGGACTTCGCACTCGATCCGGGGGCCGTCGCCCGTGCGATCGCCTTCGCCGTGGAGCAGCCCCACGACGTGGAGATCGGGGACATCGTCATCCGGCCGACCGTCCAGGGCTGACACCCGGCTGGCCTAGACTGCGGGCCGGACGATCTGGGGGTCTGGGATGGGTGTGCGGAGCGAGCGGTTCAAGAAGATCATCGCTGGGCTGGCCGAGGTGGAGACCGGGCAGGCGAGGGACTATGAGTCCTTCGCCGTGCGCGGGAAGAAGTTCGGGTTCTACTGGCCCCGCACCCAGACCGTGGGGCTGAAGCAGACGCTGTCCGAGCAGCTCGCCCTGGTGGCGGAGCGGCCCGAGGTGTTCGAGGTGCAGTTCACCGCCGGGGCGTTCGGGTGGGTGGTGGTGCACCTGGCCGGGATCGAGGCCGATGAGCTGGCCGAGCTGGTGTACGAGGCCTGGCAGCTGTCCGCGCCCGAGGAGCTCGTCGCCGCGAGGCCGTTCCGGGCCGGATAATGCCGGGTCCTGGCACTGCGACACTACTTTCGTCGGTGTTCCGGGGACGACCTTGGTGCTCCCCTGAACGGGTTCACAGTGCCCTGCGACAGGAGTTTCGATGGTCAAGTTCGGGCGGATCAGCAGACGGTCGGCCGTGCTCGGGGTCCTGGCCGCGGCCGCGCTCGCGGCCGGGGTGGCCGCACCCGGCAGTGCCGCGCCCCGGGAGGCGGCGGCGCAGCCGGTCGCCGCGCCGACCAAGACCGGGCCGGTGTCGGTGGCCTACGTCGAGGTCAACAACCACAGCATCGCCAACGTCGGCAAGTACTCGCTGTCCGGCAACGGCGGCAACGTGTTCGACCTCGCCATCATCTTCGCCGCGAACATCAACTACAACACCAGCACCAAGCAGGCCTACCTGCACTTCAACGAGAACGTGCAGCGCACCCTGGACAACGCGGCCACCCAGATCCGCCCGCTCCAGGCCAAGGGCATCAAGGTCGTGCTCTCGATCCTGGGCAACCACCAGGGGGCCGGGTTCGCCAACTTCCCGGACCAGCCGTCGGCGGCGGCCTTCGCCCGGCAGCTCTCCGACGCGGTCGCCCGGTACGGGCTGGACGGCATCGACTTCGACGACGAGTACGCCAAGTACGGCGAGAACGGCACCGGCCAGCCCAACGCCTCCTCGTTCGTGCACCTGGTGACCGCGCTGCGGAACAACATGCCGAACAAGATCATCTCGCTGTACAACATCGGCCCGGCCGCCGCCCGCCTGTCCTACAACGGCGTGCACGTCGGCTCGAAGATCAACTACGCCTGGAACCCCTGGTACGGCTCGTGGCAGGTGCCCAACACCGGCATGTCCAAGGACCGCCTCTCGCCCGCGGCGGTGCACCTGAACACCACCTCCACCAGCACCGCGGCCAGCTTCGCCAAGCGCACGGTCGCCGAGGGCTACGGGGTCTACCTGACCTACGACCTCAAGGGCGGCGACCACTCCGGCTACCTCTCCAACTTCACCAAGGAGCTGTACGGCGGGCGCACCGCCGTCTACACCCCCTGACCCCGGCGTGGTGGGCGGGCCACCCCGCCCACCACCGGGCCACCCGGACGATCTCTTAACCAACCCCAGCGGATCTCTCATCGTCCTCTCATGAAGCCCGCGAATCGTCGGTTCCGTGACCACTGCCAGCCGCGCGACGGCCCGGATCAGCCCGATTCCACTGGCTCGTGTCCTGCTCGCCGGGGCGGCGTTGGTCCTCGGCTACCTGACGGTCACCTACTCGGTGCAGGTTGATCCGGTGTGGGATCCCGTCAGTGACTACGTCTTCCAGTCCGCGCCGCTGTTCGTCGGGCTGGTGTTGCTGGTGGTGGCCAGCGGCTGGGTGATCGCCGCCGGGTTGCGGCGCGACACCCGGGCCACGGTCCTGTTCGGACTGTGGGTGGCCGGGCTGCTCACCGTGGCCGCGGTCCCCGGCAATGTCAGCGCGACCGTGTCCACCGTCGGCGGGGAGATCCACCGGTTGGGCGGGGCGGTGTTCCTGCTGTGCCTGCCGCTGGCCGCGATGCGCGTGGCCGAGCTGGTGGGCGGGGCGCCCGCGGTGTGGTGGCTGGCCGTGCTCAGCCTGGTCACCGCCGCCGGGTTCGGGCTCTCCCAGGTGGTGCCCGCGCTGCCGCAGGGCATCACGCAGCGGCTGGCGCTCATCGCGCAGGCCGTGCTGTTGCTGGCCCTGGCCCCGCTGACCGGGCGGCGGGTCCGGTGAACACCGCCCTGGCCGTCCTGCTCGCGCTCCTGGCCGCGGCCCTGTTCGCCTTCGCGGTGGCCCGCCAGCACGCCGCCGTGCGGGCCCACGGGTCCGAGGACCGCCTGAGCCTGGCGGGGTTCGCCCGCACGCTGCGCTCCCGCACCTGGCTGACCGGGACCGCGCTGGCCGTGGTCGGCAGCGTGCTGCACGTGGTCGCGCTCGCCTTGGCACCGATGGTGGTCGTGCAGCCGATCGGGGTGCTCAGCCTGGTGCTGACCGTGCTGCTCACCGCCCGCGCCCGTCGCGAACGCGTACCCCGGACCGTGCGCCTGGCCGTGCTCGCCGTCTGCGCCGGGGTACTCGGAGTGGTCGCGCTGGCCGCGATCCCGCCCACCACCACGGTCGTCCCGGACGTGTGGACGGTGCAGGGCGCGGTGCTGGTGGCCGTCGTGCTCGCGCTGGTCACCACCTGGCTGCCCGGACGGGCCCGCTGCGCCGGGCTGGCCATCGGCGCGGCCGTGCTGTTCGGGCTCGGCTCGGTGCTGATGAAGACCGCCACCGCCCAGTTGTTCACCGCCGACCCCGACCTGGCCGGGCTGTTCACCGCCGGAGAGGCCGTGCTGCTGCTGGTCCTGGGCGGCTGGCTGTCCCACCAGGCCTACGCCGCCGGGCCCGCCCCGGTGGTCGTCGGCGCCGTCACCGTGATCGACCCGCTCACCGCCGTCGCGGTCGGGCTGGGTTTCTACGGCGAGGCCGCGCACCTCACCGCGGCCACCGCCACCGGCCAGGCCGGACTGGCCCTCCTCGCCGTGCTCGGCGTCGGGGTGCTGGCCCGGTCGGTGCCGGAGCGAGTGGAACCACCTGAGGTCACCGTCCACCCCAAGGAGCACGTCATGCCCGCATCCCGACCGCGCACCGGCAGGCCGCGGCTCGTCATCGCTGCGGACACCTTCCCGCCGGACGTCAACGGCGCGGCCAACTTCGCCGGACGCCTGGCACACGGCCTGGCCGCCCGCGGCTACGAGGTGCACGTCCTGTGCCCCTCACCGACCGGCAGGCCGGGCCGCCGCACCGAGGGCAACCTGACCCTGCACCACCTGCGCTCGGCGGGCACCCCGTTCCACCCGGACTTCCGCATCTGCCTGCCCTGGCGGATCAAGGAAGCGGTCGCCGACCTGCTGGTGGAGCTGGCCCCGGACGTGGTGCACACCCAGTCGCACTTCCCGGTCGGCCGCTCGGCGGTGCGCGCGGCCACCACCCGCTCGATCCCGGTCGTGGCCACCAACCACTTCATGCCGGAGAACCTGTTCGGCTACGTCAAGATCCCGGGCGTGGCACGGCGTTCGCTGGGACGTGCGGGCTGGGCGGACCTGGTGCGCGTGTACCGGCACGCGGACGTGGTCACCGCGCCGACCCCGCGCGCGGTGGAACTGCTGCGCGCCAACAAGCTCCCGGGCTCGCCGCGCGCGATCTCGTGCGGCATCGACATCGACCACTACGCCCGCCCGGTCGCGGGGGTGACGCGCTCGACCGAGGCCTCGGTGCTGTTCGTGGGCCGCCTGGACGCGGAGAAGAACGTGCACGAGCTGATCCAGGCCGCGGCCCGGGTCCCGGGGCTGCGCGTGGAACTGGTCGGCGACGGCTCGCGCCGCCGGGCCCTGGCTGACCTGGCCGCCGACGCGGGGGTGGCCGACCGCGTGCACTTCCTGGGCTGCGTCTCCGACGAGGACCTGGTCCGGGCCTACCAGCGCAACACCATCTTCTGCATGCCCGGTACGGCCGAGCTGCAAAGCCTGGCGACGATGGAGGCGATGGCCGCGGGCCTGCCGGTGGTGGCCGCGGACGCGATGGCGCTGCCGCACCTGGCCCACCCGGGTGTGAACGGCCACTTGTTCCCGCCCGGCGACATCGAGGCGCTGACCGCCTGCCTGGCCGAGCTGGCCGGGGATCCCGCGCTGCGGGCGGAGTACGGGGCGGCCAGCCGCAGGCTCATCGAGAAGCACGCCCTCTCGTCCACTGTGGACAGCTTCGCGGCGCTGTACCGGGAGGTGGCCACCCCGCGGCGCTTCCCGGCGCTGAGCGACGCGGCCTGACCCGCGCGGGCCTGGGCTGGTGCGTGCCGCTCCGAGCCGGGAAGCAGTTGCCCTGGCCGCTTCCCGGCTCGAACCCCCCCATCAGCGGAACAGCACGTCGTTCGGGTTGGCCATGCGGTGGGTCGCGCTGTGGCCAGCCACCCAGTTGCGGACCGCCGCGATGGACTGGAGACACTCCCAGCCGTCGTTGTACTCGGTCGAGCGGTGCTTGGCCCACCCGGCGATGATGCCGTTGACCCGCCCCTCGCCCAGGAGCTTGTCCACGTACCACGGGTCGTCGTAGTCGGTGGTCCAGGAGAAGGTGGCCGCCACGTTGCCCGCGTCGCGGTACCCGGCGCTCTTCTTCAGCTCGGTGCAGGTGTAGTAGGTCGGTTCGGTGCAGTTGCCGAAGCCGTTGCGGATGTCGGTGTCGCCGTAGTCCAGCGCCCGGCGGCTGTTCGGGATGCCCGCCCCGTGCTTGCCGTAGATGCCCTGGATGGTGGCCAGCGCGCCCGAGGTGGTGATGCCCTCCAGACGGCCCAGCCGGTTCTGCAGGCTCTGCCAGCCCCGGCCGCCCACGTCCGGCGTGGCGCCCGGGTGGTACTCGAAGAAGCCGTAGAGCACCTGGATGCCCGCCGAGACCAGCTTCTGCGCCTTGTCCCGCAGGCCCGCCACGCTGCACGTGCGGTTGGGCGCCTCACCGCAGTAGTTCGGGTCCTTGATGTCCAGCCACACCAGCGACAGCTTCCGGCCCGCCCGGGCCTCGGCCACGATGGTGTCGAACATGGTGTCCACCGGGGTGCC
Proteins encoded in this region:
- a CDS encoding PucR family transcriptional regulator gives rise to the protein MLLETLTAFLDHGGGIQRTTETLHIHRATLYQRLKRIQQITGCDLDSGEDRLMLHLGLKLRLLAAAYRDHLGGP
- a CDS encoding response regulator transcription factor gives rise to the protein MHLVIVDDEEAVRDSLSRTLRFEGYTVSLAPDGARGLELIREQRPDGVILDVMMPVLNGLDTCRVLRADGNFVPILMLTARDEVDDRVAGLDAGADDYLAKPFALKELLARVRALLRRGGQAGAEPDSPPPAPAGEALTFGDLLLDPGTREVRRADRQVRLTRTEFAILETFLRHPRIVLTRTLVFEQVWGYDFGAGSNGLDVYVGYLRRKLESGGEPRLLHTVRGVGYVLREEPL
- a CDS encoding MmcQ/YjbR family DNA-binding protein; translation: MGVRSERFKKIIAGLAEVETGQARDYESFAVRGKKFGFYWPRTQTVGLKQTLSEQLALVAERPEVFEVQFTAGAFGWVVVHLAGIEADELAELVYEAWQLSAPEELVAARPFRAG
- a CDS encoding alpha/beta hydrolase family protein gives rise to the protein MVQEGGQGLQQHPLAVLPFQRGQRRDQGRVQHLLVADRPDHYSAAVSSAPGFAPYSSVLYECYLGFPQTDREAYRKAETYPLATNLEAAYLLACGTVDHATWTDSLKMSEALIQAGKAHEFVALPGQFHAFDSLHDGYFWEKVGTFFRAHLGSGQD
- a CDS encoding phospholipase; this encodes MSVRQRRPRTRLVATVLAALCALTGSQLLAAPAASGAAAAQRPIYAIAHRVNTVSGIHAAIKHGANAIEIDMCAWWNPNEWRAWHDCSTAGENRYGTPVDTMFDTIVAEARAGRKLSLVWLDIKDPNYCGEAPNRTCSVAGLRDKAQKLVSAGIQVLYGFFEYHPGATPDVGGRGWQSLQNRLGRLEGITTSGALATIQGIYGKHGAGIPNSRRALDYGDTDIRNGFGNCTEPTYYTCTELKKSAGYRDAGNVAATFSWTTDYDDPWYVDKLLGEGRVNGIIAGWAKHRSTEYNDGWECLQSIAAVRNWVAGHSATHRMANPNDVLFR
- a CDS encoding TetR/AcrR family transcriptional regulator; the protein is MSEPRLRADAADNRARIIEIAKEVVASSAELKLNAVAKQAGVGQGTLYRHFPTREALLAEVYRHEVEELVAAAPDLLAEYDPVTALGRWFDRVAAYARVKRGVFAALEAGVWQELAAHSIGPIGDTLTTLLAAGKAAGTLRPDVDARDIILLLGCLTRLTEDEWDARAHHLLRLILDGLRAGA
- a CDS encoding DUF998 domain-containing protein, which translates into the protein MTTASRATARISPIPLARVLLAGAALVLGYLTVTYSVQVDPVWDPVSDYVFQSAPLFVGLVLLVVASGWVIAAGLRRDTRATVLFGLWVAGLLTVAAVPGNVSATVSTVGGEIHRLGGAVFLLCLPLAAMRVAELVGGAPAVWWLAVLSLVTAAGFGLSQVVPALPQGITQRLALIAQAVLLLALAPLTGRRVR
- a CDS encoding HAMP domain-containing sensor histidine kinase translates to MNRIRAWLRRRRWRELSLRGRLIVLVAGAVAVAVAGVSLLSWLLVGAKLEQNFDNQLRSYSALAATASSPAEALRMLQNADRGSTDPDGDDGEDHRPRDPLKGNLWVQFVSPDGTPTTISGHPTTIPVTPLAAEVARGTRAELSENLELGERDHYRVWTVPRNAGGVVQVGKDAGGLRETLAELRLWHFLVGLAGVGAAAAVGLLVARTALRPVDLLTAGAERVARTQDLDSAIPVQGSGEIARLAEAFNAMLAALADSRNAQRRLVEDAGHELRTPLTSLRNNIELLVHTTRHQDPTKSLPREDRDRLLGDLEKQAEELTTLVGELVDLAKADRSPETTQKVDLSTVVEAAVARARPRAHDLTLHTDLTPTTVQGRPKSLERAVLNLLDNAIKWSPPQGHIKITLHTGQDGLARVVVEDQGPGIAPEDLPHIFERFYRAATARSQPGSGLGLAIVDQIATLHHGYALAGPADPQGTRVVLALPTADPA
- a CDS encoding endo-beta-N-acetylglucosaminidase H; translated protein: MVKFGRISRRSAVLGVLAAAALAAGVAAPGSAAPREAAAQPVAAPTKTGPVSVAYVEVNNHSIANVGKYSLSGNGGNVFDLAIIFAANINYNTSTKQAYLHFNENVQRTLDNAATQIRPLQAKGIKVVLSILGNHQGAGFANFPDQPSAAAFARQLSDAVARYGLDGIDFDDEYAKYGENGTGQPNASSFVHLVTALRNNMPNKIISLYNIGPAAARLSYNGVHVGSKINYAWNPWYGSWQVPNTGMSKDRLSPAAVHLNTTSTSTAASFAKRTVAEGYGVYLTYDLKGGDHSGYLSNFTKELYGGRTAVYTP
- a CDS encoding SDR family oxidoreductase — encoded protein: MAGIEGKVVAITGASSGIGEATARLLAERGAAVVLGARREDRLTSLVRDIRARGGRAAARTTDVTRPEDLQGLVDQAVTEFGRLDVLVGNAGIAKLGPMADLDVDAWTAMLDVNVRGVLHGIAAALPVFRRQGRGHLVTTLSMAGVRVLPTMAVYAGAKNAARTILESLRQESTDGVLRSTSISPGYVQTELVDDPASGHTIPDFALDPGAVARAIAFAVEQPHDVEIGDIVIRPTVQG
- a CDS encoding glycosyltransferase, yielding MNTALAVLLALLAAALFAFAVARQHAAVRAHGSEDRLSLAGFARTLRSRTWLTGTALAVVGSVLHVVALALAPMVVVQPIGVLSLVLTVLLTARARRERVPRTVRLAVLAVCAGVLGVVALAAIPPTTTVVPDVWTVQGAVLVAVVLALVTTWLPGRARCAGLAIGAAVLFGLGSVLMKTATAQLFTADPDLAGLFTAGEAVLLLVLGGWLSHQAYAAGPAPVVVGAVTVIDPLTAVAVGLGFYGEAAHLTAATATGQAGLALLAVLGVGVLARSVPERVEPPEVTVHPKEHVMPASRPRTGRPRLVIAADTFPPDVNGAANFAGRLAHGLAARGYEVHVLCPSPTGRPGRRTEGNLTLHHLRSAGTPFHPDFRICLPWRIKEAVADLLVELAPDVVHTQSHFPVGRSAVRAATTRSIPVVATNHFMPENLFGYVKIPGVARRSLGRAGWADLVRVYRHADVVTAPTPRAVELLRANKLPGSPRAISCGIDIDHYARPVAGVTRSTEASVLFVGRLDAEKNVHELIQAAARVPGLRVELVGDGSRRRALADLAADAGVADRVHFLGCVSDEDLVRAYQRNTIFCMPGTAELQSLATMEAMAAGLPVVAADAMALPHLAHPGVNGHLFPPGDIEALTACLAELAGDPALRAEYGAASRRLIEKHALSSTVDSFAALYREVATPRRFPALSDAA